The Terriglobales bacterium nucleotide sequence TAAACCGCGCCCGCAACATGACCCGAATACATGTATCCCGCGTGAGGCACGACGCAGCCGAGGGCGCGCAGCTTTTCCCCACCAACATCAGTGTAGCTGTGAATTTCACGCAGAAGAGTTTCGGGCTTGCCGGGATAGAACTGTCCGGCGACAGCGGGTGGGCGGATGAACGTGGCCATGGTTCATCTCCCGTAAAGCAGGTTTCGGAGCCAAAGGCTGGAGCCGGCAAGAGCTCAGCTTGATTCCAGCGAATTATACTATGGGGTTCGAACTGTCATCACGCTTTGAAAAGCAGAGATTCTTCGCTCGGTGCGACCGCGCGCTACGCGTGCGGGGAAGAACTGGTCGCGCCGCGCTCAGAAACGACCCAGTGTAGGAAGTGCAGATTCCTCGATGCCTCTGCAGTCTCGTGCTGACAAACCAATCGCTTATGCTTATCCCGCGAAAGGCAGTACAAAACTTGATGGCAGCTAGCCCGCCACCACCTTCACCGCCAGCGCCCCGTACAAAGCTGCCATCTTGTCCAGCGACAAGGCCTCGGCGCGGACGTCGCTGCGCGCACCCGCCTGCTTGAGCGCGGCGCGAATCGACTCGCCTGCGTAGCGCTCTTTCAGATTATTTACCAGCATCTTTCGCTTCTTGCCGAAGGAGAGTTTCAGGAACTCGATGAAGCCTTCTTCGTCCACTCCGAGAGCCTGGAATTGTGGAGCCATAGTAAGCCGCAGCACCGTCGAGTGGACCTTCGGCGGTGGCGAGAAGGCTCCCGGCGGCAGAGTGAATAACTTCTCGACATTGGCGTAGAGCTGCGCAGTTGCGGACAGCAGTCCATACTCGCGGCCGCCAGGGCGGGCGGCAACGCGGTCAGCCACTTCTTTCTGCAGCATGATCACCACCGTATCGATACGGTCGTGGAACTCGAACAGCCGCAGCAGAATGTCGGAGCTGATGTAGTAAGGAATGTTGCCGACGACGCGCGCAGTGGAGAGCTGGGTGTGAGGCGAGCGGTCGGTGAGCAGGCCCGGACGATGACCCAGCACGGTTGGGAACTCGAGCTTCAGGAAGTCGCCTTCCAGGATCTCCACGTTGGGGAAGCGCGTATAGCGCAGCCGCATTTGCGCAGCCAGCACGCGGTCCAGCTCAATGGCGATGAGATGACCGGCGCGTTGCACAAGCAGATCGGTGAGGGCTCCGCCGCCGGGACCGATTTCCACAACGATCTGATGCGAGATGTCTCCGAGAGCCTCTACTATCTTCTTCGCAGCTTTGGGATCGCTTAGGAAGTGCTGACCGAGCTTGGGCTTCTGCGGGCGCCTGCCGTTGGCCGTGCCATTCCTGCGCATTGCTGGGCCAACTGTTTCAGCGGCTGTCTCAGCGTTGACCCTATTTCCATTGGCCATTTAGACTCACCTTCCGGATGTTAATTAGCCGAACCTGGAACCTTCTGGCACACAATCATCTTCCCATTCCGCAATGAAAGGCATTCCCATAGATGCGAATTGTGTTTGCAGCGTCTGAATGTGTGCCGTTTGCCAAGACCGGAGGACTGGCCGATGTCGTGGGGGCACTGCCGGCGGCCCTGGTGGAGTTGGGGCATCAGGTTACGGTCTATCTGCCGCTTTACAAACAAACCCAGCTTCCCCCGGACACAAGAAAGGTCATTTCCAGTCTCACCATTCCCTTTGATGATAAGTACCGCTTTTGTTCCATCCTCGACGGTGGCTCACGCAATGGCGTCAAATTCTATTTTATAGATTATCCGCCCTACTTTGATCGGGAGGCACTCTACGGGACTGCTCTGGGCGATTATCGCGACAATGCCGAGCGCTTTGCACTTTACTGCCGCGCGGTGTTGGAGGCTTCCAAAATTCTGGGGGCGCCGGAGGTATTTCACTGCCACGACTGGCAATCGGCGCTGATCCCGGTTCTGCTGCGTACTATGTACGACGAGGATCCTTCGTTCCAGCAAGTCCCGGTGGTGTTTACCATCCATAACATTGGCTACCAGGGCCAGTTTCCTGCCGACATACTGCCACTGCTTATGCTTCCCTGGGACCTGTTCACCATCGGCAAGATGGAATTCTTCGGCAAAGTAAGCTTTCTGAAAGGCGCATTGCTGTTTTCCGACTTCATCACCACCGTCAGTAAGCGCTACAGCCAGGAGATCCAGACGGCTGAATTCGGCTTCGGTCTGGAAGGAGTGCTGAAGGGCCGAGCCGCAACCGTAACCGGCATCCTGAACGGCGTGGACTACAACGAATGGAATCCGGAAAAAGACAAATACCTCGCCCATCATTATTCGGCGCGGGATTTGAGCGGCAAAGCCGACTGCAAGAAAGACCTGTTGAGTGTTTTTGGACAGGACGGCTCGGAGGTGAAGCGGCCGGTGATCGGCATCGTGGCACGCTTCGCCGCGCAGAAGGGATTCGATCTGCTATCGCAAATCGCCGACCGCCTGGCCCGCGAGGAGTTGCTGTTAGTTGTGCTCGGCACCGGCGACAAGCACTACGAGGATCTTTTCCGGCGTTTGAACAAGCAATATCCGCAAAAATTCGCAGTGAAGTTCGCCTATGACGAGCCGTTGGCACATAAGATTCAGGCAGGCGCGGACATGTTCCTCATGCCTTCGAGGTATGAACCGTCCGGGCTGAACCAGTTGTACGCCCTTAGGTATGGAACCGTCCCCGTGGTGCGCGCCACTGGCGGACTCGATGATACGGTCGAACCCTGGGATCCCAAGACCGGTAAAGGGACCGGCTTCAAATTCACCGAGTATTCGGGAGACGCGTTGTTTGCCACGCTGAAGCAGGCACTTGCGGCCTACCGCGATCAGACCAACTGGCACACGCTGATGCGCAACGGCATGAACAAGGATTTTTCGTGGACGGCCTCGGCCAGAAAGTACGTTGAAGTGTATGAGCGGGCAAAGCAGATCCGGGAGTCGACCTAGCTAGCGGGACTGTCTGGTGGGAATATCGGCCGCGTTGGCCGCTTAATGCACAGATGCTTCGCCCGCTGATGTTGGGTTGAAGCCTCGCCTTTCAGAGTCATTAGGCCGGGTGGGCGACGGTGTCGGCCAGATTTTCGTACGTCTCGATCACCGCGGCTACCCCAAAGCGGGTTCCATTCTCTTCTTTCTCAACGCGCAAGACGCGAGCCTTGCAACGCACCCATGTATCCTCGGCCGGCGAGACACCGCGCGGCATAGGAAAAACCAGCTCCAATTCAGAGCCCTCCGCAACACGATTGCTTAAATACATGAATACCCCGCGCATGCTGATACTGACATCGCGCGTCTGGCCCGTTAATTCCAATGCGCCATCGCCCATCCGCTTTGCTGACACGGGGACGCTGGCGGAAATGCGCTTGGCGCGCCGCTGTTCGTTCCTGGGTTTACTTGGCATTTCTTCTCCCGAAGTGGCTGAGACTGCGAACCGAAGCTTAAGCTAAGAGGCGTGGCTTCGCAACCTCCAGGGCTTGTGGATCGAGTTCGCGAACCATCCCAGGCAAGTATTAGCTCTCCCGGCTAGCACGTTTGGAGGAAAAGCGGTAGAAGACAGGGATACCCGCCAGAATCACGATCACGCCGATGATCGAATTTTTCCAGTTGGCCATAAAGGAGTAATACAGCAGTACTGCCGATGCCAGGATGAAAACTGCCGGTACGAGCGGATATCCCCAGGTCTTGTAGGGACGATTCGCGTTTGGCTCCCGGACGCGGAAGATGAAGACCGAGGCCGTTGCCAGCATGTAGAACAGCCACTCTGCAAACAGAGTCAGCGAAAACAGCTGCTGAAAATTGCCGGCGAAGAGCACCAGCAGGCACGCCACCAGGGCCTGTACCAGGATGGAGG carries:
- the glgA gene encoding glycogen synthase GlgA, encoding MRIVFAASECVPFAKTGGLADVVGALPAALVELGHQVTVYLPLYKQTQLPPDTRKVISSLTIPFDDKYRFCSILDGGSRNGVKFYFIDYPPYFDREALYGTALGDYRDNAERFALYCRAVLEASKILGAPEVFHCHDWQSALIPVLLRTMYDEDPSFQQVPVVFTIHNIGYQGQFPADILPLLMLPWDLFTIGKMEFFGKVSFLKGALLFSDFITTVSKRYSQEIQTAEFGFGLEGVLKGRAATVTGILNGVDYNEWNPEKDKYLAHHYSARDLSGKADCKKDLLSVFGQDGSEVKRPVIGIVARFAAQKGFDLLSQIADRLAREELLLVVLGTGDKHYEDLFRRLNKQYPQKFAVKFAYDEPLAHKIQAGADMFLMPSRYEPSGLNQLYALRYGTVPVVRATGGLDDTVEPWDPKTGKGTGFKFTEYSGDALFATLKQALAAYRDQTNWHTLMRNGMNKDFSWTASARKYVEVYERAKQIREST
- the rsmA gene encoding 16S rRNA (adenine(1518)-N(6)/adenine(1519)-N(6))-dimethyltransferase RsmA, which translates into the protein MANGNRVNAETAAETVGPAMRRNGTANGRRPQKPKLGQHFLSDPKAAKKIVEALGDISHQIVVEIGPGGGALTDLLVQRAGHLIAIELDRVLAAQMRLRYTRFPNVEILEGDFLKLEFPTVLGHRPGLLTDRSPHTQLSTARVVGNIPYYISSDILLRLFEFHDRIDTVVIMLQKEVADRVAARPGGREYGLLSATAQLYANVEKLFTLPPGAFSPPPKVHSTVLRLTMAPQFQALGVDEEGFIEFLKLSFGKKRKMLVNNLKERYAGESIRAALKQAGARSDVRAEALSLDKMAALYGALAVKVVAG
- a CDS encoding PilZ domain-containing protein; translation: MPSKPRNEQRRAKRISASVPVSAKRMGDGALELTGQTRDVSISMRGVFMYLSNRVAEGSELELVFPMPRGVSPAEDTWVRCKARVLRVEKEENGTRFGVAAVIETYENLADTVAHPA